Part of the Falco naumanni isolate bFalNau1 chromosome 3, bFalNau1.pat, whole genome shotgun sequence genome is shown below.
CACCGAGGAGCGACCGGagggccccgcccgcccggaGATGACGCCAGggccgggaggcggcggcggccgcgctgAGTGGCTGCCGcgccgcgcggggcggggctggggagCGCGAGGCGGTCCGTTggcggggcggggcccggcAGCCGTTGGCGCGAGGGTTGAAGAtggcgggggcggccggggcctTTCCGGCAGCGGCGGACGGCGGCGGCTGCTCGGTCCCGCCGGCCGAGGTGGAAGCTGTGGTCGCGGACTGGACGCTGGAGTtcgcctgctgctgcctgtgccggCACTTCGGGAAGGGGCGCGCGGCCGAGTTCCTGCGGTGGAAGAAGGTGGCGCAGGGTGAGGGGCGGCAGCCGTGGCTGGGGCTCCGAGGGAGCGGGCGCCTGTGGCTCTCAGGCGGCTGCGGCCGCTCTGAAGGCAGCGTGTCCCTGGAAAGCCTGCGGGGCAGCTGTCTTTAGGACGCTAAACAGCCTGCTAAAGCTCTAATGGTGCTTCTGTGCTTAGTTCTCGTTCCGTGTAAGCACATTCTATATACGTGTGTAGCCTTCTAATGATGGCGGTCGCTAGCTTTTGAGGACTTCAGGAGATTCCTAGAATACGGGGTAGTTGTTGAGCTGATTTAATGGTATCAGCAACATCTGCatgtgctgaaaataaaagaatgtagtctgaatttttgtttgtttaatccATCGGTGTTTGAGTTTAGCACGTGCCATCTTACATCTACTGTAAGGTAATCGCAGTAGTGAAGAGTTTTCACGTTTGGCTGAATTAGACCAGGAAAGCAAACTGAACTGTTCCAAGAAAACAGTGGTTGCTGAGGAGTTGGGGTGAGGACTTTTAGATTATTAGGTGGAATACAGGCATTGGTGTTTATCTTCTTGATTCTGTGAAGCTTGAATGTATGACGTGGTTGCCTGTATGCCATCAGCAGTTACTGAAGCTGAGGCCTCAGGTGCTGAGAATTCAAGGCTGCTGAAAAGTTGAAGAGGACATAGTGAAGAGATGAAAATGTGGTAAATACGCTGGGTTCCTAGAGTTTATATTCAGGGTTATAGTAGAAGACTAGAAGTATTTCAAGGAACTGTAGTCCAGCAGACAAAGTGGAAGGAAGTCTGGTGTCTGGCTTTTGaattgaaaaatatgtttttaaaatgagaaatacttaAGAGTGAGATTAGTTAATAGCAAATGGCTAGGCCTTAGGTAATGAGGGTTTATGGTGGTTTTCTCTGTTAGAAATAATATTCCTGAAGATACTAGGTTAGGGCTTTTgggtattttgtgtgtgtgtgtgtgttcttgaTTCAAGCAAATGTGATAGCATGACATCTTCAAACTTCTGCAAAGATTGGAGTACAATGGCATGCCAAATGATTAGTAAGGAGATTGCTAAGAGAAGCTGTAAGAGGTAAGAAATCTAAAGATAGCATAATAAAGTATGTTGAATGGGGAGCTGCTAGATTCAATTATTAATGGTGCTTTTTGGTGTTTGGCCTTGGGACTGTGGCTTGGTGGGAGAATTGTACTGAAATTTCATGAGCACATGGCTGGGAAGCAGAGACACTGTCAACACAGAAGCAGATTGGAATATCTCCTGAGAAGAACAGGAAGACTTTTGAGTACCCTGTTAGTAGAAACAATTAATTAAACTGTACAGAATGCAAGGTTATGTGGCACTGGGAGCTAACAGCAAATTTGGAATTTGTTCCTGCTGTGTTCAGCAACATAGGAAAGAGTTTGGCATATCGGTACTGTAAGATAACAAAGTCAAAAGTGTGAAAGTCTATGGAAAAAGCTAAGCAGAGTCATGACTGCATTACGAAAGTGGATGTGAGGTGTTTTCCCTAGAAATACAGAACTATTATTCTTGCATATGTCACAGTGAGACCGTACCAAAAGAATGATTGGCTGTCAACAGGAAGTTCAACTCAAACTGAAGCAAGTGCAGAAAGGTAGGAAGGTTAGGGAAACAAGATGAGCTATTTTATTAGGAGATAAATAATAGTTCTGTATAGCTCAGTATGCTGCCAAGTAGAAAGAGCTAGGTTACCCAGGATTAAGGATTTAATGACAGGTGCATCTCTTGTCTACCTTATCTTGCCTTGAGAGGATATTATGGTCTATATACCTGAACTAGCTTGTGTCAGTATCTACAATGCAAGGAACTGGAATTGTAGAATTTGTAATGAAAGGCTGAAATGATAATTACTTTTGAAGTGACCATAGGGAGGAAAGCAATTTATGATTGCGGGCACTATTAACAAATTAATAGCGAAAATACCTTAGGGGTGGTGAGGGAGAACAATCAGGGAAAGATTGCTAAGGCtactttctttctgtttgtgttaCTTGTGAGTAATTGCTGCTTAAGGACCTGGTGTTTTCACAGTAAACACTTccaggtttcttttcctttggaataGGTCCAAAGGAGTTAAATTTGTGTCCTCAAGACTGCTCTATTGTCAAACCAAGCACAGTCCCTGCAATGCGTCCCTGCTCTGAATTAATGCACTAATGTAGGTACACCTTAAAAGAATGGAGAAAGCTGAAATGTCTCAAGCTACTTGCCTAGGATGACCCCTTCTAGTTCTAGCATTGAACTCATCCAAACTCTTTCTGAAATTGAACTCTCGTCTGCCATGGAAGTGTGTAAATTTGATTATAATGAGTAGCgctttgctgctgttctaagcaatgttctttttttagttCCTGTAGGAATTGAAAGCTCTTGTCACCTGTCCTCACTGAAGCAATTGTAAATACATTCTTCCAAGGCCAAATGGTAATATCCTGCTTGAAATTAGcttaaataattatttgggGCTATTTAATTACTTTGTAATTTCATATTCATAGAAAAAGGTCATACCCTAATAAGGAAGTAGGCAAAGTACTTCCAAGTTGTGTCATTGCAAAACTTGGGGGTCCCATGCTGTAGAATCCTGGTTTTTGCTAGGCTGACACAGAAGTGTGTGCATAAACACTTCCTAAACTAGGGTGTTGTCTGCAACTTAAGCAAGTCACTTGACACATTCTTCACATTTCAATATGTTTCTGTTATGCTGTGAAGATGAATTACTATACCCAGCACACTAAAATATGAAGTTCACAGTAACTAGTATGATGGAAATAATCTCATGATAGTTCTCATTCTAAAATATATAACAATTATTCCAACATTCCAACCTTATGAGGAAGATTTCACTTGTAGATTTACATTTCTGACTAAGCTCCCCCTGTAGCTTTTACTGCTTTTAGTGTCAGTTGCTGTAGCAGTTAGCAGTAACTGTTACCAGTCTGCAGGTAGCTGGTCTTTTGTGGGCATTCCACAGAAATGTTCTCTGGAGCAGACCCTTGACTTTCCTAGCAAACTactgagcaaaacaaaacacttatGTATGTAAGATACTGTTGTCTTCTGATTTGATGAAAAGCCTGTGATGCATCTTACGCCTTCTAGGATACTGTTGCGAACTGCAAGAGGGATAGGTTTTTCTGGTCAAATTCTTAAGTATGATTTAAGTTCTTTTAATAACCTGCTAAATTTCTTATTCATTAGGAAACTGATGAAGCACATTTAGTCAATATTCTTTCATGTTAAAGTCTGATAACACAGTGTCTAGTATATTTCTAGCCACACTGTGGCAGTGCTGGAGCAAGACTGacttaacttttcttttccagctcttaTTAGTGACCTCTCCAAAATACCtccacatcagaaaaaaacagtgtatCTTTGTCAGCTTTTGATAAGAATTGAAAAAGGACAAAGCCTTGGTAAGTActctgaatctttttttttttcctacttgtttAAACAGATTTGCATGAAATTGCACAGAGGTGTGTTAGGTGTGCTTTTACTGTACATATGTAAGTAAAATGACTGAACTCTACATTTTGGATTGTCTTTTTCGTATATGCCTGAGCTGTATGCAGGACCAGTGTTATTTTGTCCTCACAGACTGATCTGCTTTGAGTTTGAATGACTATACACTTCTtctagatcttttttttttgtcagagtAGCAtcaacaaaagaaatatattgGAAAAGACTGACCAGCTTTTAGCaatattttcaagtttaaaGCACAGaatgtgtgtttattttctttctgcatgtgTAACTAAAGTAGGACAGACAGTAGGAATAAGCATGTGGATGAAAAGGATGACTGCCCTTGTTTACAGAATGCTGTAAGAttttcagctggcagcaggtcCTTGGGATTCTTATTCACTACCAAGTCTCCTGTTTGGCTGTAGTAACAACTTGCTGATTTTGTCAGCATTCAAGTTTCTGAAAGACTTAAATTTTTTGCTGCAAGTTTTCACTGCTTGATAAAACTCACTGGAGTTTAAAGACTTTAAAAGTAGTCTTGCTAGtgtggaaggggaaaaaaaagtagtctaTTCTAGACTAGCCACAAAGACTTGttattataaaaatgaaaagttgcTTATTGGGTAATAACGCTGCTCTTAATTTAGTTCAATCTTAGAATGATattgtaatatttaaaatagttcttCATAAACAAATTATGAAACTTTTCCCATGTGTTGAAACTACATTATTAAAACTAGGGAATAAGACTTCAGTGTGTTTTTATCAATCAGTGTAGAGAATGACCTGTATGGTGAGGAAGATTGCATGTGCTTAGTAGGTATTATGTCAGATGTAGTTGCACAATGTACGTGGAAAGCTAATATATTGTATGGTAGCTTTCCTAATTCTTTTCaattattataatatttaatGTGTCCTGAGCCTTAAAACAGTAGGCTGTTTCAGATGCCAGCtcttaaagaattaaaaactttgtttttacaatgttaaaataaacttaatGTGAAGTGTCATATTACTTGATTGAAATAGTAATTAAACACAGAagtatatttttcatgtgtttataatactatttaattttcagtgtttgtctTCTGCTGTAGCAGTTATCaaatgctctttattttttcagtattccttAAATTGTTTGTTCTATCTGAAAAATGCTTACTGTATTAAGGGATAAGAAGATATTGAGAGAGATTCTACTACGATGTCatataaaatgaagaaataattgcGGCTGTAGTTCAGTGAACATCTTGAGCTAAGGTGGTAGTGCCATGGGGAGAAAAATAGCCATGTACCTGCCAGCTTCTACTGTTCTGCTGATGTGTTCACTTGTGTGGATGTGCGATGACCAGAGTGGCAAACTGTTTCTAGAACATTGAGGGGATGGTTATTAGGCTGGGCTAGACTTCTGCCAGATCAGGTCACCGATCCAGCTTGCTGGGAGCTTGGGCAAACCTTGGTGTTGGCACAGCAATACAATCACATGGGAgattgcttctgctttttcagcagtGCTCCTGTGTTAAGCTGTTTGACTTTCCCTCTCAGTTTAACCATTTTGGATATAACAAAGTTAAGACATGGAAATTTAGAGAGAGactgaagggggaaaaaaaccttagGGTAGTGGTTATATTACAAATTTAAGTGTCAATGCCAAATATTTTGATATCTGATGACAGATTAATATAAAAGTATTATTAATACCAATCCAAATACATGATGCTAAACTTAGCACTATTGCAAGCGGTATTTTAAGCAAAGAATAATTAGTAGACACATAACTTCCCTTAAAAATGCAGTGGTAATGTTAGCAAGAGTAGGAAGAACCAGTCTGAAGAGAAGGCAATTACTTCAGGTCTCttaaagagagaagagagactAAAAATATTAGATGAAAAAGGGATTGAAATTATGTATAGTATATATTGCTTTATTGTGTATAAATCATGTAATATATTGcactttaattcttttttttttttccccccactaaGAATGCCATTTTGAAAATGATCAAAGAATTTCACCTTTGGAATCTGCTCTGTCTTTCTGGACTTCacttgaaaaggaagaaattaaacttGAAAAGCTTCATGAAGATATTCGTCACTTAATTCAAATTCAGGTCTGTGTGTCTTAATCAGAATGCTTCAGGATGCTGCTTATTCATTCTGCTAAAACAGGGCTCCTTCTTCAAAAGGACTGGGCTATTAGCAGGTTGAACTGAATTTTCTAAGTTTGTTGTGTTTGCAAGTACAGAGTAAACAGATCTGTAGAGGGGACCTTTTCCTATCCAAATTGGTTCCTGTTTGTCCCAGttcaaaattgtttcagaaTCTGCCaatctcaaaaaaagaaaaaaatatgaatggggttgttttgcttaaataattatttttattagaaaactTAATTCAGAGACACATGTGTAAAAACATGTTGATAGCTATTTGGGACTGTGAAAAGTCTTTCAGGGAAAGATGAAAGTAGTATTTACAGCATGTTCCATACTTAGTAGATAGCAGTGAGGATCCATGTAAATGCCTGTTGGAGAGGTTTTAGGCCTTCATACATGACTTCAGAACAAACTGTTTTAACTAGATAATTGTTAAGAACTGTTAAATATATAATCCTCTGGATTTTGGAAGTCTTACAAAACTGTAAaagtgtgactttttttttctgtatcagaTGAAATCTATTTCAGTGTATCTTGTAATTGTATTTGTAGATTATAGCAGTCTATATGGAAAATGGGTATTTCAAGGAGGCTGCTGAAGTTCTTGGAAGACTATTTACAGACTCTGAATCAGATAAGGTAGTAACTTGCTTAACTTGCATTAAGCTCTCTCGTTTTCAGAGAAGAAGGGAATGAATTTCCAAAGCTAGCAGTTGCTACCTGCATAGTTTTGTCCTAATTACAGCCTATGCAGTCACGTAGACACCTGTGGCATTGgtaaatacaaaaagaaatttgtgGCCAGGGTATTGATAGAAATAATGGATGATTTGGAGGAGTAAAATGCTTCTAGCAGCAGTTGTTCTTCACTGTGGGCAGCATCAGTCCAAACTTCATCCCTTTTCCTGCTTCATGTGAAGAGTGAGAAGTCAGTACAGAATCTGGGAATTTGCTATTGTTTTTTCAGAGTAAGTACAGTACAAACATGCTGGTAGAGACATCTTAAGTCCCTACTACTTTCTGCTGACTTTTTCTGAACCattgcagtattttttgttgCCTGTGATTAGTGTTCCATATACTGAAGCGTCATAGGGAAGGAAAGTTCAATAGCATCTGTAGTATAGTGTATATTATTACGTCTCTGTCTGGAAAATATAACATAGGTGGGTCAGCCCACCTTCTGGTTTGGTGTTGATTGCATCATTCAGAAAGATGCAGGTTTAAGAGCATGTCTCTTTAACATCTGAATTTGCTGGGCtggagaaaagagcaaaagaatgactgcaggcaaaaagaaaaaaaaggcaaaaatgttgCCTCTGTCTTCCTCTGGTATATTAGGACACATGTCCTATGTAAACAGTAGCACATCTATAACTTCAGAGGTTTCAGATGTTTGGAAAGTGTAGGCTATGGTAATAGTATTTAAATTCATAACTTCTGTGTACAAGTTATAGTCTTATTTAATTCTTGGGTATGTTCATTTCTAAGATACAGAGTGGCTGGTAGACAAAATATAAAGTTGCAATTAGCAGTATCAGTTGTCCTTAATGCTACTGTACTAAGTAGTCCTTTTTCTGAACACTGTAAACCCCTTTCAGTGGCAGTCTTTTTGAGGCAGCGAATGCAAAAAGAGAATCCAGTAATGAGTAGCCTTTTCTAGGTGTTCTTCATCCCTTGACAACCCTGCTTTCAATGTTATTCATCAAGGGAATGAAAATTAAGATCTCTGGAAAGTTACACTTAACAGTTTACTGAGCGTATAAACTCCTGATAATATGCCTAGTGAACTTCAGAATGCTTTCTAACTGTAGCATGAAGTTATGCAGGCATATTCAGGAAACACTATAATAATCATGTTTAGCTTTCTGTGTTGTCCTGTTTAGCAGGGTATGTTTTTGCATTGTGTAAAGCTGTGCTTTCCATAGCCTTTAAGGGTGAAGCTGGCAACTGTAATTAGAAGCAAGGATCCGTATGTTCCCCTTCTCCAAACCTTCAGTTACAGTCGTTTGATAAGTAGAATGAAGGATTACATTGAActtttcatgaaagaaaaaggaccTAACTTCTTAATACAGGTAtgtcaacactgttttcaaaacaggtACATGATGAGGTTAGATTTATACTTTCAGTGGAGTTGTTTAGGCAATATTCAGTTAATTGTGTTAAATTAAAAGGAAGCTTAATCTTCCTTTAGATTGtcttattaattaaaaataactgaatatttGTTTAGGACAAAGTTAGTAGGAGTAAGACTACTCTAAAATATCTgttgtaaatgttttttcccaactgcttttttcttaacTATTTTTCTAATCAAAACATAACTTAAATAAGGTCTGCATTATTATATGTTTAAGAAAAGTGATTCTGATGTGAGACACGTTCATGTAACTAtatatttaatgcttttcttgttCAAGGCTTTGTGActtctgtcctggttttagctggggtagagttaattttctcagtagctgatacagtgctgtgttttgggtttagtatgagaataatgacgataacatactgatgttttagtggttgctaagtagtgcttgcACTAAATCAAgttcccatgctctgccagtgaggaggtgcacaagaagccaggagggaacacagccaggacagctgatccaaactagccaaagggatattccatgccacagaatgtcatgctcagtatataaactggggggagatGGCCAGGGCAACCAgttgctgcttggggactggctggacattggtcagtgggtggtgagcaattctattgtgcatcacttggttttcttgggttttattcctctctttttaattactattatatttttt
Proteins encoded:
- the TERF1 gene encoding telomeric repeat-binding factor 1 isoform X1, which translates into the protein MAGAAGAFPAAADGGGCSVPPAEVEAVVADWTLEFACCCLCRHFGKGRAAEFLRWKKVAQALISDLSKIPPHQKKTVYLCQLLIRIEKGQSLECHFENDQRISPLESALSFWTSLEKEEIKLEKLHEDIRHLIQIQIIAVYMENGYFKEAAEVLGRLFTDSESDKPLRVKLATVIRSKDPYVPLLQTFSYSRLISRMKDYIELFMKEKGPNFLIQAATKQVESEGLGAPALENKTVNVTENNRRNLETKQRSMKEEESITNPSPGDLKTTTIRPHSQWKRSTNRVLQSLDSSQNVEKRGDALTYGRRRQRWTSEEDWELKSGVKEFGVGNWAKILVHGNFKNRTSVMLKDRWRTLRKIEQG
- the TERF1 gene encoding telomeric repeat-binding factor 1 isoform X2, yielding MAGAAGAFPAAADGGGCSVPPAEVEAVVADWTLEFACCCLCRHFGKGRAAEFLRWKKVAQALISDLSKIPPHQKKTVYLCQLLIRIEKGQSLECHFENDQRISPLESALSFWTSLEKEEIKLEKLHEDIRHLIQIQIIAVYMENGYFKEAAEVLGRLFTDSESDKAATKQVESEGLGAPALENKTVNVTENNRRNLETKQRSMKEEESITNPSPGDLKTTTIRPHSQWKRSTNRVLQSLDSSQNVEKRGDALTYGRRRQRWTSEEDWELKSGVKEFGVGNWAKILVHGNFKNRTSVMLKDRWRTLRKIEQG